A genomic window from Hippocampus zosterae strain Florida chromosome 13, ASM2543408v3, whole genome shotgun sequence includes:
- the prmt9 gene encoding protein arginine N-methyltransferase 9 isoform X1, translated as MPNASAKPKHSGRRTRRRPREDPARNELLASSLESAQQCLFSQDYGPAFVHYLVVLNLAPEFKDFARESFRFTLFKWAEELDSAGRIQDLFGCYEQALELFPADELILNSMGEHLFRMGFRDEAAGHFFKALKLKPDFPEARENFYRVANWLVERWHFLMLNDHGRNRKYQQAIQKAVRGGCNTVLDIGTGTGILGMCAKKAGATEVYACELSKTMYELACEVVAANGMDEGTKILHMKSLEMEVPKDIPHRVSLVVTETVDAGLFGEGIIESLIHAWHHLLLPPQSGETASTDPSATGRVIPARATVFAMAVECLEIRRHNKLCVSEVGGLSLAAAEQLRSPVSCSTEPDDSMEPYTTERLSRLPGGYTALTEPFTVLHINFNHVQELEGLSSRPVQRVRLPVVREGELDALAVWFQLHLDEESSLSTGPHEDTCWEQAIYPEHTTKGFLLKGGDELIVEVSCRDAYLRLCSVSVLRAGQEIRLGTCPDPRDSDDFVPNVEAELCSALASLQTRQHQDVCMLECSEMALLNNSDYHRSFAGALSKLISRLKSQSQSLQDPSGVPSQVGEEPFTADPLYILDVSEGFSMLSLIAASHGDVKAYSSVEKSKQQEVLEHLARANGVPEGSLEFWLNHGEDEQGELQRPSREKLWSAIFLDCVETCGLVRQKLMEKASLARCLLECGGRVFPHKLMMFGVLVESDTLLLESAVQGREATLGFDIAPFINQFTVPVHVFLDFSTLACRHLSEPTELFVLDLMDSDANYDEREVQVQSTLSGRITAVPFWYDIHLDEDTRVSTLAPNSHWKQAAVVLQRPLEVMVGETVRLTVKLRNSSISIEVRRDE; from the exons ATGCCTAATGCCAGCGCAAAGCCAAAGCACAGTGGCAGGAGAACCCGTAGGCGTCCTCGAGAGGACCCGGCCAGGAATGAACTGCTGGCCAGCTCCTTGGAAAGTGCCCAACAGTGCCTCTTCAGCCAAGACTATGGGCCCGCATTTGTGCACTACCTTGTGGTCCTCAACCTGGCGCCCGAGTTCAAGGACTTTGCCCGG GAGTCCTTCCGCTTCACACTCTTTAAATGGGCCGAGGAGCTGGACTCAGCGGGCCGCATTCAGGACCTCTTTGGCTGCTACGAGCAAGCACTGGAGCTCTTCCCTGCAGATGAGCTCATTCTGAACAGCATGGGCGAGCACCTCTTCAG AATGGGCTTCCGAGATGAAGCGGCGGGCCATTTCTTCAAAGCCCTGAAGCTGAAGCCAGACTTCCCGGAGGCCAGGGAGAACTTTTACCGTGTAGCTAACTGGCTGGTGGAGCGCTGGCACTTCCTCATGCTCAATGACCACGGCCGCAACCGTAAATACCAGCAGGCCATCCAGAAGGCGGTGCGCGGCGGCTGCAACACTGTACTGGACATAGGTACTGGCACTGGGATCCTTGG CATGTGCGCTAAGAAGGCAGGGGCCACCGAGGTTTACGCCTGTGAGCTTTCCAAGACTATGTACGAGCTGGCCTGCGAGGTGGTGGCGGCCAACGGGATGGACGAAGGCACCAAGATCCTCCACATGAAGTCTTTGGAAATGGAAGTGCCGAAGGACATCCCACACAG AGTGTCGCTGGTGGTGACAGAGACTGTAGACGCTGGCTTGTTCGGAGAAGGTATCATTGAGAGTCTCATCCACGCCTGGCACCACCTGCTCCTTCCGCCGCAG AGTGGGGAGACTGCATCCACGGACCCTTCTGCGACCGGGAGGGTCATCCCCGCCAGAGCCACCGTCTTCGCCATGGCTGTGGAGTGCTTGGAGATCCGTCGGCACAATAA GCTTTGCGTGTCGGAAGTGGGCGGTCTGTCATTGGCGGCGGCCGAGCAGCTGCGCAGTCCGGTGAGCTGCAGCACTGAGCCAGATGACTCCATGGAGCCGTACACCACCGAGAGACTCAGCAGGCTGCCGGGAGGCTACACGGCCCTCACTGAGCCGTTCACCGTCCTCCACATCAACTTCAACCACGTGCAG GAGCTGGAAGGTCTGAGCTCCAGGCCGGTGCAGCGGGTGCGCCTACCAGTGGTGCGGGAGGGCGAGCTGGACGCTCTGGCGGTGTGGTTCCAGCTGCACCTGGACGAAGAGAGCAGCCTGTCAACAGGACCCCATGAGGACACCTGCTGGGAGCAAGCCATCTACCCTGAGCACACCACCAAGG GTTTTCTCCTAAAAGGCGGCGACGAGCTGATAGTGGAAGTGTCCTGCCGGGACGCCTACCTCAGGCTGTGCAGCGTTTCTGTGCTACGAGCCGGTCAGGAAATCCGTCTCGGCACGTGTCCGGACCCTCGTGACTCCGATGACTTCGTCCCCAACGTGGAAGCGGAGCTGTGCAGTGCCCTGGCATCGCTCCAAACGCGGCAACACCAAGACGTCTGCATGTTGGAGTGCTCGGAAATGGCGCTCTTGAACAATTCCGACTACCATCGGAGCTTTGCCGGCGCCTTGTCCAAACTCATCAGCCGGTTGAAGTCCCAATCTCAAAGTCTGCAGGACCCTTCCGGTGTTCCTTCGCAAGTTGGTGAA GAACCCTTCACTGCGGACCCTTTGTACATTCTGGATGTGTCGGAGGGCTTTTCCATGCTGTCCCTCATCGCTGCCAGCCACGGTGACGTGAAGGCCTACAGCTCGGTGGAAAAGAGCAAGCAACAGGAAGTGCTGGAACACCTTGCGCGCGCCAATGGCGTTCCGGAGGGCAGCTTGGAGTTTTGGCTCAACCATGGCGAGGATGAGCAGGGTGAGCTACAGAGGCCCTCGCGCGAGAAACTGTGGAGCGCCATCTTCCTGGACTGCGTGGAGACGTGCGGGCTCGTCAGGCAGAAGCTGATGGAGAAGGCGTCCCTGGCTAG ATGTCTGCTGGAGTGCGGCGGTCGCGTCTTCCCACATAAATTGATGATGTTCGGCGTGCTGGTGGAGTCAGACACGCTGCTGCTGGAGAGTGCCGTCCAGGGCCGCGAGGCCACGCTCGGCTTCGACATCGCACCGTTCATCAATCAGTTCACC GTTCCAGTCCACGTTTTCCTGGATTTTTCCACGTTGGCATGTCGACACCTCAGCGAACCGACTGAGCTCTTTGTTCTGGACCTCATGGACTCTGACGCTAACTACGACGAGAGGGAGGTCCAG GTCCAGTCGACATTGTCGGGCAGAATCACTGCGGTGCCTTTCTGGTACGACATCCACCTGGATGAGGACACTCGTGTCAGTACGCTGGCCCCGAACTCTCACTGGAAGCAGGCTGCCGTGGTCCTGCAGCGCCCACTTGAGGTCATGGTCGGAGAGACGGTCCGGCTCACCGTCAAGCTCCGCAACAGCAGCATCTCCATCGAGGTGCGGAGAGATGAGTGA
- the prmt9 gene encoding protein arginine N-methyltransferase 9 isoform X2 encodes MPNASAKPKHSGRRTRRRPREDPARNELLASSLESAQQCLFSQDYGPAFVHYLVVLNLAPEFKDFARESFRFTLFKWAEELDSAGRIQDLFGCYEQALELFPADELILNSMGEHLFRMGFRDEAAGHFFKALKLKPDFPEARENFYRVANWLVERWHFLMLNDHGRNRKYQQAIQKAVRGGCNTVLDIGTGTGILGMCAKKAGATEVYACELSKTMYELACEVVAANGMDEGTKILHMKSLEMEVPKDIPHRVSLVVTETVDAGLFGEGIIESLIHAWHHLLLPPQSGETASTDPSATGRVIPARATVFAMAVECLEIRRHNKLCVSEVGGLSLAAAEQLRSPVSCSTEPDDSMEPYTTERLSRLPGGYTALTEPFTVLHINFNHVQELEGLSSRPVQRVRLPVVREGELDALAVWFQLHLDEESSLSTGPHEDTCWEQAIYPEHTTKGFLLKGGDELIVEVSCRDAYLRLCSVSVLRAGQEIRLGTCPDPRDSDDFVPNVEAELCSALASLQTRQHQDVCMLECSEMALLNNSDYHRSFAGALSKLISRLKSQSQSLQDPSGVPSQEPFTADPLYILDVSEGFSMLSLIAASHGDVKAYSSVEKSKQQEVLEHLARANGVPEGSLEFWLNHGEDEQGELQRPSREKLWSAIFLDCVETCGLVRQKLMEKASLARCLLECGGRVFPHKLMMFGVLVESDTLLLESAVQGREATLGFDIAPFINQFTVPVHVFLDFSTLACRHLSEPTELFVLDLMDSDANYDEREVQVQSTLSGRITAVPFWYDIHLDEDTRVSTLAPNSHWKQAAVVLQRPLEVMVGETVRLTVKLRNSSISIEVRRDE; translated from the exons ATGCCTAATGCCAGCGCAAAGCCAAAGCACAGTGGCAGGAGAACCCGTAGGCGTCCTCGAGAGGACCCGGCCAGGAATGAACTGCTGGCCAGCTCCTTGGAAAGTGCCCAACAGTGCCTCTTCAGCCAAGACTATGGGCCCGCATTTGTGCACTACCTTGTGGTCCTCAACCTGGCGCCCGAGTTCAAGGACTTTGCCCGG GAGTCCTTCCGCTTCACACTCTTTAAATGGGCCGAGGAGCTGGACTCAGCGGGCCGCATTCAGGACCTCTTTGGCTGCTACGAGCAAGCACTGGAGCTCTTCCCTGCAGATGAGCTCATTCTGAACAGCATGGGCGAGCACCTCTTCAG AATGGGCTTCCGAGATGAAGCGGCGGGCCATTTCTTCAAAGCCCTGAAGCTGAAGCCAGACTTCCCGGAGGCCAGGGAGAACTTTTACCGTGTAGCTAACTGGCTGGTGGAGCGCTGGCACTTCCTCATGCTCAATGACCACGGCCGCAACCGTAAATACCAGCAGGCCATCCAGAAGGCGGTGCGCGGCGGCTGCAACACTGTACTGGACATAGGTACTGGCACTGGGATCCTTGG CATGTGCGCTAAGAAGGCAGGGGCCACCGAGGTTTACGCCTGTGAGCTTTCCAAGACTATGTACGAGCTGGCCTGCGAGGTGGTGGCGGCCAACGGGATGGACGAAGGCACCAAGATCCTCCACATGAAGTCTTTGGAAATGGAAGTGCCGAAGGACATCCCACACAG AGTGTCGCTGGTGGTGACAGAGACTGTAGACGCTGGCTTGTTCGGAGAAGGTATCATTGAGAGTCTCATCCACGCCTGGCACCACCTGCTCCTTCCGCCGCAG AGTGGGGAGACTGCATCCACGGACCCTTCTGCGACCGGGAGGGTCATCCCCGCCAGAGCCACCGTCTTCGCCATGGCTGTGGAGTGCTTGGAGATCCGTCGGCACAATAA GCTTTGCGTGTCGGAAGTGGGCGGTCTGTCATTGGCGGCGGCCGAGCAGCTGCGCAGTCCGGTGAGCTGCAGCACTGAGCCAGATGACTCCATGGAGCCGTACACCACCGAGAGACTCAGCAGGCTGCCGGGAGGCTACACGGCCCTCACTGAGCCGTTCACCGTCCTCCACATCAACTTCAACCACGTGCAG GAGCTGGAAGGTCTGAGCTCCAGGCCGGTGCAGCGGGTGCGCCTACCAGTGGTGCGGGAGGGCGAGCTGGACGCTCTGGCGGTGTGGTTCCAGCTGCACCTGGACGAAGAGAGCAGCCTGTCAACAGGACCCCATGAGGACACCTGCTGGGAGCAAGCCATCTACCCTGAGCACACCACCAAGG GTTTTCTCCTAAAAGGCGGCGACGAGCTGATAGTGGAAGTGTCCTGCCGGGACGCCTACCTCAGGCTGTGCAGCGTTTCTGTGCTACGAGCCGGTCAGGAAATCCGTCTCGGCACGTGTCCGGACCCTCGTGACTCCGATGACTTCGTCCCCAACGTGGAAGCGGAGCTGTGCAGTGCCCTGGCATCGCTCCAAACGCGGCAACACCAAGACGTCTGCATGTTGGAGTGCTCGGAAATGGCGCTCTTGAACAATTCCGACTACCATCGGAGCTTTGCCGGCGCCTTGTCCAAACTCATCAGCCGGTTGAAGTCCCAATCTCAAAGTCTGCAGGACCCTTCCGGTGTTCCTTCGCAA GAACCCTTCACTGCGGACCCTTTGTACATTCTGGATGTGTCGGAGGGCTTTTCCATGCTGTCCCTCATCGCTGCCAGCCACGGTGACGTGAAGGCCTACAGCTCGGTGGAAAAGAGCAAGCAACAGGAAGTGCTGGAACACCTTGCGCGCGCCAATGGCGTTCCGGAGGGCAGCTTGGAGTTTTGGCTCAACCATGGCGAGGATGAGCAGGGTGAGCTACAGAGGCCCTCGCGCGAGAAACTGTGGAGCGCCATCTTCCTGGACTGCGTGGAGACGTGCGGGCTCGTCAGGCAGAAGCTGATGGAGAAGGCGTCCCTGGCTAG ATGTCTGCTGGAGTGCGGCGGTCGCGTCTTCCCACATAAATTGATGATGTTCGGCGTGCTGGTGGAGTCAGACACGCTGCTGCTGGAGAGTGCCGTCCAGGGCCGCGAGGCCACGCTCGGCTTCGACATCGCACCGTTCATCAATCAGTTCACC GTTCCAGTCCACGTTTTCCTGGATTTTTCCACGTTGGCATGTCGACACCTCAGCGAACCGACTGAGCTCTTTGTTCTGGACCTCATGGACTCTGACGCTAACTACGACGAGAGGGAGGTCCAG GTCCAGTCGACATTGTCGGGCAGAATCACTGCGGTGCCTTTCTGGTACGACATCCACCTGGATGAGGACACTCGTGTCAGTACGCTGGCCCCGAACTCTCACTGGAAGCAGGCTGCCGTGGTCCTGCAGCGCCCACTTGAGGTCATGGTCGGAGAGACGGTCCGGCTCACCGTCAAGCTCCGCAACAGCAGCATCTCCATCGAGGTGCGGAGAGATGAGTGA